The DNA segment ATCCAGCACCTGCCCCTAAAATGCGTCCTGAAGCAATGGGGATCGCTGGAGGTCATAGTGGACAGTCAACATCTAATCTGTTTACTCAGTATGGTAAACTCCCTATGAGTGCAAGGGCTGCTCCTAGAATTAAACCAGAGGCAGAGGGGGCTTATGAACCTCATAAAGGAAATAATATGAAATGTCTTCTTCATGATCCAAAAAAGTTGCCTGCATCAGCTCGAGCAGTTCCTAGAGTCAAGCCAGAGGCTGCAGGTATTGCTTGCAAGGAAGGAAGAGGAATGATGAAGAATCAGTACAAGTTTGCATCTGGTGCCTTGTCTGATAGACCAGAGCCCCGTGTCAAACCAGAGGCATCTGGAAATGCAGAGAAAGGAAAAGGAAATGCTATGAAAGCTCTACAGTATGATTATGGTCACCAGCGAGCATCTCCAAGACCAGAACCAAGAGTTAAAGAGGAGGCATCAGGAAGTGCAAATCTTGATAAAGGAGGGCGTATGTCTCGCCTCATGCATGAAGGAAGTAAAATGAGAAAATCTCCTAGACCACCACCAAGAGCAACAACAACTGAAGCTAAAAATATTCTTAGGAAATCTCAAGGTCAGATGTCTCAAATATTTGCAAGCTCAGCTAAAATGACACTTGTTCCTAAAGCTGGAAGATGATTAGCCATATAATATTATACCATTACATTTCCACATGAATTTGTTGTTATGTACAGTATCAAATATTGTATCATAAGGGTAAACAGAAAACAAGACGGATACATAATATTGTATGATTGAGTCaggaaatacataaatatgttatgtaacttttttcatgaaaatgttTGAACAAAAGCGGCACAGATTGTCCATTGTTCATAAGACTTAATTTATATAGTTTACAGCTACATTATTTATATTAGTTACATCCCTTTAATGTCAGGCTCTAATTTTCTTATTCTATCAAGGTTATAgatatattagataaaaaaataattagatattgcatattgaaagaaaattaacatgaaaaaaaaatcacataaccCTTGTAAGGACCATTAAAAATGTTTGTAGTTGATCCAAGATATACAGTAGTATTGCACTTAGATTTAGCTAAATATAATGAGCTTGAACAAAATATTCTTTGAATTATATTATACCAATTCACAGTTTTTAAGATCATTATTTTGACATATCCACAATAGGTCTTATTTCAGACTTATTTATTGACTACTAGACAAGTCATCTGAATCCATTACAGGGTTACAATTTATGTACAACTAAAAATAAGATTATAAGCTAGAGCTATCTTAATCAGGCAACATTTATTTAGCCAAACAAATGATTGATGATAGTGTACTTGCTGAAAATTCACCATTTACATATTTTCCATTGTCAGATATAATTATTACTGTCATCATAATGCAACAAATTGTCTGATGCGTTCTGTGTTGTTATGAAAGGCCTTACtttcagattcaatatttttacaaatataatttctaagaactgtaaatacaaatgtattaaattttaatgctactctttcttttatttttaattcatttaaaaagaaagcatacatgtagaaaaaatcacatttttagcctgaaatatgaaatttcacTTGCTTTCATTTTGAATGGACAACAacactatatacatgtagttgaattATTGTGGTGCTTTATTGTTACACTTGCCTGTATTTAGAAGCGTCATTTGTCAcatgttatttttaaagttaaaaaaacaaattgggATTAACATGATCATTTActatttattgtttgaaaagtTAAAATCCTATACATTTGCCAAATAAGTTTCATGATATTTGCTCAAATGTTAATACTTAaaggtactgtaaattcagaaattattgtgtgcattttattattgcgattttgtcatttgagactaaaatgtagctttattttttgcaatatgGAGAAAATcctgttttattcatttaaaaaattcaaaatgtaagtTTAACTTTTGTGATTATGACcctgttgcatttttcgcaataatttctgaattacttttatttgtatgaATATTATTAGAATAGTTCTATAAAAACTGACTTTGTATGAACAATTATGTACAGTATATGTTATATGTTTCCTATTTAGATAAAGAGTTTTTAACTTTGCCTTATAATTTTGTTCATCTTATATTAACAAACTGGTTTACTGAAATTCAATCACTATATTGTTGTAAAAATCAATTCATTTTTGGCAATATCAATCAAGCATTAGTTTGAAAATCAGTCTCATAATCACAATTTGACTGTCATACTTTTTACAAACTTATTTATGTAATACAAATTCCTCAAACTgaaaaactgataaaataaTGATGTGTTTAACTTTTATGGGATAAAGGGACATTACTCTATGTAAATTCACTATGATTATCTCAAAGTTGAATtcgtatatatatcattttccTATATAGGTGCAATAAAATTTtctattcattttataaaataaataagcaCGTCCATAGTTATTTTTAGaaccaatttatttatatttttctaccaattttttttttatatgatcttatatGTTATATTGTTGTGTACATCTATTTTGTGATATTTAAGTCTGTGATTATTTGTGTTATACACACACATTCTATAGAGtaatttgtatacatgtaaacTTATTGCaccataaaaataatataactagaataaattatcatttctctacatttttgtaattcaGATTTGGCGAAAACATACCTTGCTgagaaaatggtaaatttgttaaatagttatatttttgtgaaatttattattattttcaaaatttatctggttttttttacttctcTAAAGTGgttgattttaattaaaaaatgttctttaatattatttttatcaattgatCAATATAGTCAATTCAAACCATAAATTTACTAAGAGTttagaggaacaaaatgttttctctaacttgaaaattggtatataaatactgtaaatattattttgattaaccattacaatttatataaagttttaaattagaTAGAAAGAGAAGATATTTGTTGAGGCATTCATATTTGTGTGTATGTACATTCCTGTTTTGTCTTAGAACAACATAGATATCTTGACtggtattaaaatataacatcCCCATTAGAACACTACTTTAAGAACACACTTTGAGTCAATGTGGTGTTTATTTTAGTCTCTGGTTCCTTTAGACATTAAAAAGTTATGAGAACTAgaataaatttcaatataatggtTATTCtagaaaacaaatttcaaaatcattacAAAACTTTTCTTTGAACTCATGAACCTGACTAAAATTGgagcactattttttttttttttaaagtgttttaaggtagattgatggtataccgccatcttggattgtacaatcacagtacaaaatcggtttAGTTTTGTGCCttaatctgcaaatttggaaaACATATTTGCAATTCAATCCCTAgactgatttttccaaatacagaaaatttgttaattaattgtattaaacaaaatattttaacaaatatcaagtttttgggttctaaaataatttttatcaatgaGCCATTTAAtcggagataactcttttagtacaaaatttatactaggcTAATAGGAAAATTtctcatttttgtcgagcctgcaacttttgttgcagaaagctcgacatagggatagtgatccagcagcggcggcggtgttagctcacttcttaaaagctgtatattttagtaggtagaagacctggatgcttcatactgtgtatatagatgcctcatgttacgaactttccgtcagtcacatgtccaatgtccttgacctcattttcatggttcagtgactacttgaaaaaaaagttaagattttttgtaatgttaaattctctcttattatatgtaattggataactatatttggtatgtgcgtaccttgcaaggtccttatgcctgtcagacagttttcacttgacctcgacctcatttcatggatcagtgaacaaggttaagttttcgtggtcaagtccatatttcagatactataagcaataggtctagtatatttggtgtatggaaggactgtaaggtgtacatgtccaactggcaggtgtcatctgaccttgacctcattttcatggttcagtggttatagttaagtttttgtgttttggtatgtttttcttatactatatgcaataggtctactataattggtgtatggaatgattgtaaggtgtacatgtctagctgacaggtgtcatctgaccttgacctcattttcatggttcagtggtcaaagttaagttttttagttttggtctatttttctaatactttatgcataaggtcaactatatttggtgtatggaaatattttatgatctatatgtaggttacgcaggttttatttgaccttgacctcattttcacggtccattgctaagttttaagtgtttgtgttttggtctgtttttctttatttataagcaataagtcaactatatttgttgtattgaagaattgttagctgtacatgtctgcctggcatggttcttctgaccttgacctcattttcatggttcattgatcaatgtttcattttcttggttaatgttgagtttatgtggctttatatttaggtctataaagatagtatcaagaattagtaaagaaggcgagacatttcagtgtgtgcactcttgttactTTTACCAAGAAatcaagttcggtgacaccatgttttctttttattttcttaaaacatattaggAAATctatcttctcacaatttatttctaaattctatctcatagaattttttttatgcaccctaatgtgttttttcatgaacaaactaaccaaattttggcaattttcaacgactcatagcttgaaaaatagcaccgtgacccatactttttattaactttttgaaaaatagcacggtgacccatactttttattaactttttgaaaaatagcacggtgacccatactttttattaactttttgaaaaaagcatagtaaaatcttcattttggcaaatgaaattataagaaaattctgtctcaaaaaatatatacttatgatctaccttaaatcatgtaaattttCCTATAACATTTAAGGTTTATATGACTTTCAGAGCTAGATAAAATGGTCATATTGGCCAAAAATATGACTGGATTTATCAAAggaaaatgcatgtatttaaaaacctttagtgattttctttttcttctttttataatttttgaatgttttaatcaGTATGACTGCTCGGCAAGGGAAATAACTTGCCTCAAATCAAATTTTCGAGGTCAAAATCATGCTTCTAGAAACAGCTTTTGGTTATGACTATACTGATTCCCTGTATCATGTTAAGATACTTGTCTCTAGGATCAACATTTAAAGGTcagaggtcaaaggtcaaaaaggtcaattttggaaaatattaaagaaaactttgaaGTTTGATTTTACATCACATTCATTTAAGAAGTGttataaatttgttgttatgttgatttcaaacaatgtttttttattgtttattgtttgttttattattatatctGTAAACGagagaaataaaaacattaaaatactttttattctTTCAGTTCAAACACAATTTCcctttataatttaaaaacccTACGTTGAAGACCATTATCACCAATGGGCCTTCCTGTGAATCCAATATACCTACAATccttttacatatatctttGTCAGAGTATCTGTATCTACTCAGTAAGGAAAGTGCCAAGTAATCTTTACATTATGTGTACCTATCTGGTTACTTCATGTATTTGATTAACTGTTGTATTGTATTTGCAAGTTTTGTCCAGTAAACTTTTATTACCTTCAGGGAAATTAAGAACTTACATAGTATTATTATTGCCAACCATTAGAAAAAAGCCACAAATAAGATTGGAATGTCTGCTTGCAAGATTAAGGTTAGTCAAACTGCCCAAATTGTCAATTTCACATGCTCAAATGGGTAACTGATTTATCCCCACATACACAAAGAGGTAACTGTTTATCACCTGACATACACAAAGGGGTAGCTGGTTATCACCTCTGGCATACACAAAGGGGTAACTGGTTATCACCTCTGACATACACAAAGGGGGACTGGTATATCCTCCCATACAGTAAAGGGTGGCTGGTTTGTTTCTAGATACAAAAAGGAGTAACTGGTTAATTCCTGCATACATAAAGTGATTACTAGTTTATCCCCGCATACACAAAGGGGTAACTGGATTATCTCTACATACACAAAAAGGTAACTGGTTTATTCCTGCATACCCAAAGGGTAACTAACTGATTTATCCCCATATACTCAAAGGGGTAAATGGTTTATCCCTTTTACAAAGTGGAAACTAGTTAATCCCCACATACACATAGAGGTACCTGGTTTATCCCTGCATACACAAAGGGCTAACTGGTTTATCCTCGCATATACATAGGGAAAGGGGTAACTGGTTTATTCCTGCATACCCAAAAGGTAACTAACTGATTTATCCCCATATTCACAAAGGGGTAAATGGTTTATCCCTTTTACAAAGTGGAAACTAGTTAATCCCCACATACACATAGAGGTACCTGGTTTATCCCTGCATACACAAAGGGCTAACTGGTTTATCCTCGCATATACATAGGGAAAGGGGTAACTGGTTTATTCCTGCATACCCAAAAGGTAACTAACTGATTTATCCCCATATTCACAAAGGGGTAAATGGTTTATCCCTTTTACAAAGTGGAAACTAGTTAATCCCCACATACACATAGAGGTACCTGGTTTATCCCTGCATACACAAAGGGCTAACTGGTTTATCCTCGCATATACATAGGGAAACTGATTTATCCCTGCATACACAAAGGGGTAACTGGATTTTCTGTGCATACACAAAGGGGTACCTGGTTTATTACTGCATACACAAAGGAATAACTGGTGTATTCCTAAATACGCAAAGTGGTTACTTGTTTATCCCCACATACACAAAGGGGTTACTGGATTATCTTTGCATACACAAAGGAGTAACTGGTTTATCCCTGCATACACAAAGGGAAACTGGTTTATCCCTGCATATACATAAGGGTAACTGGTATATCCCCGCATCCTCAAAGGGGAAACTGGTTTATCCCTGCATATCCAAAGGGTAACAAACTGATTTATCCCAATATACACAAAGGGATAAATGGTTTATACAGGCATATACAAAAGGGTAAATGGTTTATCCAGGCATATACAAAAGGGTAACTGGTTTATCCCTGTATACACAAAGCGGTACCTGGTTTATCCGTTTTACACAGCGGAAACTAGTTAATCCCTACATACACAAAGGGGTACCATGTTTATCCCTGCATACACATAGGGGTAACTGGTTACAATCATAAATAAATCAGCTATGATAATCACAAATAATGGTATGTTCTGTGGtacatctttttaaaaataaaaaatcgggAAACACTTCCCGaatcttttaataataaaagtataaataatatacttgaaatgtctGTAAATTGGTTTCATTGAACTTGAGGTATATTTCTCAGGAACACTTGCCTCGCTTTTATTACAGGTCAGTAACTACAATATTAAAAGGAAAACCTTAGTGTCTTGTAAGAAGCAAAACTTGTTCTCCCTCGGACGTAACCCctgtatttttttctggatcaagatttcttatttatttgtcttttgttcattgatCGCCCTTCTGTATTCTGTTGGTGTTGCATTCCTTTTGTAATTTAGTAATTTTGTTACTatcttaatttaatttaaacatatttatttatagtggattgggaaacaagttttgcaacttatattaatccctttccactttgcgggtgcgagtgctgccttgtagcggcattagcctactcttttcgaaatctacaagggtgtctttaacgtgcaagagatgtggctctctctttacacgggccagccatttatcgtcccccgtccgacggactatcatcgtttcctcaagacctaTCTTGATCATGTTACTATCTTGATCATGAGTTTAACGAAACAAGCAGCTACATAcctaaggggacgaccatttgatattctgggggggggggggggggggggggggggggggggggccaggaggattttgaaaataaataactcggCCTTGATAATcccaaaaataaatggtttgttctttggtagtttgaaaataaattacttgacttgcaatgtattgaaaataattacttgacttgcaatgtattgaaaataaataactcagcaggtctatagcttcttgggccttcagcggttccaaaacccttcaaaaaaatttttgcctcgctccgctcggcaaaaTATGTCTATGACAATACTTTTGAACAAATTTAGAATCTAAGTAAAACCAAACTttaatactatgtatgtatgcaatacatgtaccatgtattatcttaatatgtttgtatatattgtccttttgtacacaaatatgtgtctgaggttatgaatgaaaccttaaatcttaaaatttctgcaggggagaatgattaattttgattaaatggtacacaataacttgactatataaaaaagaagatgtggtaggattgccaatgcgacaactattaacaaaagaccaaaatgacacagacattaacaactataggtcaccgtacggccttcaacaattagcaaagcccataccacatagtctgctataacaggccccgataagacaatgtaaaacaatacatgtattattcataattaacaaatatttaaaaattgtatgtttttcgaatatcataaatatagNNNNNNNNNNNNNNNNNNNNNNNNNNNNNNNNNNNNNNNNNNNNNNNNNNNNN comes from the Mytilus trossulus isolate FHL-02 chromosome 3, PNRI_Mtr1.1.1.hap1, whole genome shotgun sequence genome and includes:
- the LOC134712396 gene encoding uncharacterized protein LOC134712396 — protein: MKFSSTAGNGENVKVCPYPGFDLDGDYNTPRAPPRVKPEAQEYADKNKGSLQLFGSDTPRPIAQTPRPEPKCPSTEGMRNYELGRHGTVSNLLNGSATPRPDPAPAPKMRPEAMGIAGGHSGQSTSNLFTQYGKLPMSARAAPRIKPEAEGAYEPHKGNNMKCLLHDPKKLPASARAVPRVKPEAAGIACKEGRGMMKNQYKFASGALSDRPEPRVKPEASGNAEKGKGNAMKALQYDYGHQRASPRPEPRVKEEASGSANLDKGGRMSRLMHEGSKMRKSPRPPPRATTTEAKNILRKSQGQMSQIFASSAKMTLVPKAGR